Proteins encoded together in one Marinobacter sp. Arc7-DN-1 window:
- the mdoH gene encoding glucans biosynthesis glucosyltransferase MdoH: MTDIANREATLARRRSGGWRRVATFRRLLLTIFVVGQTLTACYFLLWVLPYHGGTMVELGLLVLFALLYMWIAVGFWTAVFGFLLRLMGGDRHSLLKRHAGKELEATPLARTAIIMPVYHEPVHWTLSGLKAVYQDLERSGHLDQFEFHILSDSRDPNVWLEEQATWYQLCRELGAEGRLFYRRRRVNLNFKSGNVADFLRRWGRRYRYMVVLDADSLLSADTIVRMVQLMEREPKVGILQTAPSIINGESLFARVQQFSNRLYSTLFATGLAAIQMGDAAFWGHNAIIRIKSFMDHCGLRKLRGFGLFRGPIMSHDFVEAAYMGRAGYEVWLEPGLGNSFEESPPTLSDELSRDNRWSRGNLQHLWILLFGRRLRLAHRMALLNGVMAYLASPLWLAFLILTTVEAVQMTVARIDYFPEGHQGLFPLWPEWRPEWALGLALSTLSLLFIPKFLAILDAVIHGTARQFGGVLRLFISVLAEIVVSVLLAPIRMMAHSRYVIGALLNLSLSWAGQNRTQETSWRDAFVTQLPGMVVAAGWSAFAWSLDPIFFLWSLPVAIPLVLAAPTSVLLSRVGAGQALRTWGMLLIPEERVPVKVLEDARAARRNGGRGSVLTAVEAAVVRPRLNRLHQALARKVRLARRAELLAPLVARCGSDGPASLSRSELSQLFRDRQSLAELHQLAWQAPPDSFWGRRITLLGRNH, from the coding sequence ATGACTGATATAGCCAACAGGGAAGCCACACTGGCTCGGAGACGTTCCGGTGGTTGGCGAAGAGTCGCTACGTTCAGGCGACTGCTGCTGACCATTTTCGTGGTGGGGCAAACCCTTACAGCCTGCTATTTTCTGCTCTGGGTTTTACCTTACCACGGGGGCACCATGGTCGAGTTGGGGCTGTTGGTGCTGTTTGCGCTGCTGTACATGTGGATTGCCGTTGGCTTCTGGACGGCCGTATTTGGTTTTCTGCTCAGACTGATGGGTGGTGATCGCCACAGCCTGCTGAAGCGACATGCCGGGAAGGAGCTGGAAGCGACACCGTTGGCCCGAACGGCCATTATCATGCCGGTCTATCACGAGCCCGTGCACTGGACTCTCAGCGGGCTCAAGGCGGTGTATCAGGACCTTGAACGCTCCGGCCATCTGGACCAGTTCGAATTTCATATTCTCTCGGACAGCCGCGACCCGAATGTCTGGCTTGAGGAGCAGGCCACCTGGTATCAGCTGTGCCGGGAGCTTGGGGCAGAGGGGCGGCTGTTTTACCGCCGGCGCCGGGTGAACCTGAACTTCAAGAGCGGTAATGTGGCGGATTTTCTGCGCCGCTGGGGCCGCCGCTATCGTTACATGGTGGTCCTTGATGCCGACAGCCTGCTCAGCGCAGACACCATCGTGCGCATGGTGCAACTGATGGAACGTGAGCCGAAGGTTGGCATACTGCAGACCGCCCCCTCCATTATCAACGGCGAGTCACTGTTTGCCAGGGTGCAGCAGTTTTCCAACCGCCTCTATTCCACCCTGTTTGCCACTGGTCTTGCCGCCATTCAGATGGGCGACGCCGCTTTCTGGGGACACAACGCCATTATCCGGATCAAATCCTTTATGGATCATTGTGGCCTGCGCAAACTGCGTGGGTTCGGCCTGTTCCGGGGGCCCATCATGAGCCACGACTTTGTGGAGGCGGCCTACATGGGCAGGGCCGGTTACGAAGTCTGGCTGGAGCCGGGCCTTGGCAACAGTTTCGAGGAGTCTCCGCCAACGCTGTCGGACGAACTATCCCGTGACAACCGCTGGTCCCGGGGAAATCTCCAGCATTTGTGGATTCTGCTGTTCGGGCGCCGGCTTCGACTGGCCCACAGGATGGCTCTGTTGAACGGGGTCATGGCCTATCTGGCTTCGCCCCTCTGGCTGGCGTTCCTGATTCTGACCACCGTGGAAGCCGTACAGATGACAGTCGCCAGAATCGACTACTTCCCGGAGGGGCATCAGGGTTTGTTCCCGCTCTGGCCGGAATGGCGACCGGAATGGGCGCTCGGCCTTGCGTTAAGCACCCTTTCCCTGCTGTTTATCCCGAAATTCCTGGCCATTCTGGACGCGGTTATTCACGGTACTGCCAGGCAGTTTGGCGGGGTTTTGAGGCTGTTTATCAGTGTGCTGGCTGAAATCGTGGTTTCGGTCCTGCTCGCGCCTATAAGAATGATGGCTCACAGCCGCTATGTTATTGGCGCCCTGTTGAACCTTTCGCTGAGCTGGGCTGGACAGAACCGCACACAGGAGACCTCCTGGCGGGACGCCTTTGTTACCCAGCTTCCCGGAATGGTGGTCGCGGCAGGCTGGTCCGCCTTTGCCTGGAGCCTGGACCCCATCTTCTTCCTCTGGTCATTGCCGGTTGCTATTCCACTGGTACTGGCAGCTCCCACGTCTGTGTTGCTGAGCCGGGTGGGCGCAGGTCAGGCGCTGCGAACCTGGGGCATGCTGCTGATACCGGAAGAACGAGTGCCCGTTAAGGTGTTGGAAGACGCCCGTGCAGCCAGGCGCAACGGCGGTAGAGGATCAGTGTTAACGGCGGTGGAAGCTGCGGTGGTACGGCCCCGGCTTAACCGGCTCCATCAGGCGCTTGCCCGCAAGGTCCGCCTCGCCAGAAGGGCGGAGCTGCTGGCGCCCCTGGTGGCGCGCTGTGGCAGCGACGGCCCCGCCTCATTGTCGCGAAGCGAACTCAGCCAGTTATTCCGAGACAGGCAGTCGCTGGCGGAACTGCACCAGCTTGCCTGGCAGGCTCCGCCAGACAGTTTCTGGGGCCGGCGCATCACTTTGCTAGGCAGAAACCATTGA
- a CDS encoding glucan biosynthesis protein G: protein MRSGTRLLTLLLLQCSLYTGTAQAFKFEEVVDKARALANAKYEPPPEVPGFLRDLDYQNYQAIRFNPEASLWREGRSRFQVMMVPPGNFYTHTVQLNEIDADGVEPIPFDKSAYSFPDSDLAKRIPANLGHAGFKLTYPLGDGTEQNQFLVFAGASYFRGVGAGNRFGLSARGIAVNTGLPSGEEFPSFVEFWLERPGGGSDRMRVYGLLNGPSVSGAYSFDIQPGPTTRIDVTAELFFRNAVEQPGLAPLTSMFYYGENTARPVGEWRPQVHDSDGVLIHDEGSGEWLWRPLINPSRLRLSYLQVNRLGGFGLIQRDTAFHQFEDAEARYDLRPSAWVSPRPSWSNGEVVLVEIPTNSETNDNIVAFWKPGEDASAGAHHQFAYTLSFGSSDVAGQDTGRVVKTFVGDGSRTGGGDAENAYRIIVDFAGGPLEELKPDAAVISNVSAGGGGEGFEIIEHYVEFIEADKSWRLSMLVRPGKGKDTVLRGQLLLDDKPLTEVWTYLLFEASRATQNRS from the coding sequence ATGCGCTCAGGGACAAGATTGCTCACGCTGCTTTTGTTGCAGTGCTCTCTCTATACCGGAACCGCTCAGGCTTTTAAGTTTGAGGAGGTAGTCGACAAGGCCAGGGCCCTGGCCAACGCCAAGTATGAGCCGCCACCCGAGGTGCCGGGATTTCTCAGAGATCTGGATTACCAGAACTATCAGGCCATTCGGTTCAATCCCGAGGCGAGTCTCTGGCGTGAAGGTCGTTCCCGTTTTCAGGTCATGATGGTGCCACCCGGCAATTTCTACACTCACACCGTGCAACTGAACGAAATTGACGCGGATGGTGTAGAGCCCATCCCTTTTGACAAGTCTGCCTACAGCTTTCCCGACAGTGACCTTGCCAAACGAATACCCGCCAATCTCGGTCACGCCGGTTTCAAGCTTACCTATCCTCTGGGCGACGGAACGGAGCAGAACCAGTTCCTGGTTTTTGCCGGAGCAAGTTACTTCCGGGGAGTCGGGGCGGGTAACCGGTTCGGGCTCTCCGCCAGAGGCATTGCTGTGAACACGGGCTTGCCCTCCGGCGAAGAGTTTCCCTCATTCGTTGAATTCTGGCTTGAGCGGCCCGGCGGCGGCAGTGATCGTATGCGGGTATACGGGTTGCTGAATGGCCCAAGCGTGTCCGGCGCCTACAGCTTTGATATACAACCCGGGCCCACTACCCGGATTGACGTCACGGCCGAACTGTTTTTCCGGAATGCAGTGGAACAGCCGGGCCTTGCGCCACTCACTTCCATGTTCTATTACGGCGAAAATACCGCGCGTCCGGTTGGGGAGTGGCGGCCACAGGTTCACGACTCAGACGGCGTGTTGATTCACGACGAGGGCAGTGGCGAGTGGTTGTGGCGTCCCCTGATCAATCCCTCCCGCCTGCGCCTCAGTTACCTGCAGGTGAATCGCCTGGGCGGCTTTGGACTGATCCAGAGAGATACGGCCTTCCACCAGTTTGAGGACGCAGAAGCCCGTTACGACCTGCGTCCCAGCGCCTGGGTATCACCCCGGCCAAGCTGGTCCAATGGGGAAGTGGTACTGGTAGAGATCCCCACGAATTCTGAAACCAACGACAACATCGTCGCTTTCTGGAAACCGGGGGAAGACGCGAGTGCCGGCGCTCACCACCAATTTGCCTATACGCTCAGCTTTGGTAGCAGTGACGTGGCTGGTCAGGATACCGGACGGGTGGTGAAAACGTTCGTGGGGGATGGTAGCCGCACCGGAGGCGGCGACGCAGAGAATGCTTACCGAATCATTGTTGATTTTGCCGGCGGACCACTGGAAGAACTCAAACCGGACGCGGCGGTGATCAGCAACGTCAGTGCAGGGGGCGGTGGCGAAGGCTTTGAAATTATTGAGCATTATGTCGAATTCATTGAGGCGGACAAGAGCTGGCGTCTGTCCATGCTGGTGCGGCCTGGTAAAGGAAAGGATACGGTTCTTCGCGGCCAGTTACTGCTGGATGACAAGCCCCTGACGGAAGTCTGGACCTATCTGTTGTTCGAGGCTTCCAGGGCCACTCAGAACAGATCATGA
- a CDS encoding ShlB/FhaC/HecB family hemolysin secretion/activation protein, with amino-acid sequence MKSPLLTALLWCVVSQPLYAEDGGSWLRNGWQPYSSNLAGSVDAFREEREHWLRSRLKFSGKTELNSDGIDGSVGVAADRLLGQSDAIGFDYRDARSYRNETDSSAASFRYRFPAGANQLRIEAGSSRYEYAASNAGSRFNASSKSRVLGLGASRPLFSRFGMAFDGIARHRGRDSVFFEQDSLVSESRYQVSSIGLEASGGHELAAGLVANTRILALSGREFLATDYPSHDDMADEKEFYKIAVSASVEQELFQWNWRVNGRYQFADEDLPSSEYLTVAGPSMLTGFNGQTVSVFRGGWLRIDTASPAWPVPFVDGVLSTVNFAVLQGWVPDYGVQTARHGNASAGQVSVKMQGRAFTANVSVGRMIRASTMALTMPDYPDVRISLSMGI; translated from the coding sequence TTGAAATCGCCACTTTTAACCGCACTGTTGTGGTGCGTAGTCAGTCAGCCTCTCTACGCCGAAGACGGCGGCTCGTGGCTCCGCAACGGCTGGCAACCCTATTCGAGCAATTTAGCCGGCAGTGTGGACGCGTTCCGGGAGGAGCGCGAACACTGGTTGAGGTCCCGGCTGAAGTTTTCCGGCAAGACGGAACTGAACAGTGATGGCATCGATGGCTCTGTGGGCGTGGCCGCAGACAGACTGCTCGGTCAGAGTGATGCCATTGGATTCGACTACCGTGATGCCCGATCCTATAGGAACGAGACCGATTCCAGTGCCGCGTCATTCCGTTATCGCTTCCCGGCAGGGGCGAATCAGTTGCGGATTGAGGCGGGGAGCTCTCGTTACGAGTACGCTGCCAGCAATGCTGGCAGCCGCTTTAACGCCAGCAGTAAATCCCGTGTGCTCGGTCTGGGGGCGAGCAGACCGCTGTTCTCCCGGTTTGGCATGGCCTTTGATGGCATCGCCCGGCATCGGGGGCGAGACAGCGTATTCTTTGAGCAAGACAGCCTGGTATCAGAATCGCGTTACCAGGTTTCGTCCATTGGCCTGGAGGCAAGCGGAGGTCATGAACTGGCAGCCGGCCTGGTTGCCAACACCCGAATTCTGGCATTGAGTGGCCGCGAATTCCTCGCAACCGATTATCCGTCGCATGATGACATGGCAGATGAAAAGGAGTTCTACAAGATCGCCGTGTCCGCTTCTGTTGAGCAGGAGCTGTTCCAGTGGAACTGGCGGGTGAACGGACGGTATCAGTTTGCGGATGAAGATCTCCCGTCGTCGGAATACCTGACGGTCGCCGGCCCGTCCATGCTCACCGGATTCAATGGCCAGACCGTTTCTGTGTTCAGGGGCGGCTGGCTGCGAATCGATACCGCCAGCCCCGCGTGGCCCGTGCCATTCGTGGATGGCGTATTGTCCACTGTGAACTTTGCCGTGTTGCAGGGCTGGGTTCCCGATTACGGGGTCCAGACAGCCCGCCACGGTAACGCCAGTGCCGGTCAGGTCTCGGTGAAGATGCAGGGCCGGGCCTTTACCGCCAACGTCAGCGTGGGCCGGATGATCCGCGCCTCCACCATGGCCCTGACAATGCCCGATTATCCGGACGTGCGGATCTCGCTGTCCATGGGGATCTGA
- the galU gene encoding UTP--glucose-1-phosphate uridylyltransferase GalU translates to MIKKCLFPVAGYGTRFLPATKAMPKEILPVVNKPLVQYGVEEAAEAGIHEFGFVTGRGKRAIEDHFDISYELEHQIAGSGKEDLLTSIRDLIDHNTFAFTRQNEMKGLGHAILTGRNLVGDSPFAVVLADDFCIGPEGEDGVLAQMVKLYNQFRCSIVAIEEVPADETHKYGVIAGESMKDGLYRITDMVEKPAPDDAPSNLAIIGRYILTPDIFDIIEQTPAGKNGEVQITDALLEQAKNGCVLAYQFKGRRFDCGSIDGFVEATNYVYENIYKKGK, encoded by the coding sequence ATGATCAAGAAGTGTCTGTTCCCTGTTGCCGGCTACGGCACCCGCTTTCTTCCGGCAACCAAGGCCATGCCCAAGGAGATCCTCCCGGTGGTGAACAAGCCGCTGGTGCAATACGGCGTCGAAGAAGCTGCGGAAGCGGGCATCCACGAGTTCGGCTTTGTAACCGGCCGGGGTAAACGGGCGATTGAAGATCATTTCGATATCAGCTATGAGCTTGAGCACCAGATTGCCGGTTCCGGTAAGGAAGACCTGCTGACCTCAATCCGTGACCTGATTGATCACAACACCTTCGCCTTTACCCGTCAGAATGAAATGAAGGGCCTGGGCCACGCGATCCTCACCGGCCGTAATCTGGTGGGCGACAGCCCGTTTGCGGTGGTTCTGGCAGACGACTTCTGCATCGGCCCCGAAGGGGAAGACGGTGTTCTGGCGCAGATGGTGAAGCTTTACAACCAGTTCCGTTGCTCTATCGTTGCCATTGAAGAGGTACCTGCGGACGAAACCCACAAATACGGTGTGATTGCCGGCGAATCCATGAAGGATGGGCTTTACCGGATCACCGACATGGTTGAGAAGCCGGCTCCGGACGACGCGCCCAGCAACCTGGCCATTATCGGCCGGTACATTCTGACACCGGACATTTTCGACATTATCGAGCAAACACCGGCTGGCAAGAACGGCGAAGTACAGATTACCGACGCTCTGCTGGAGCAGGCCAAAAACGGTTGTGTACTGGCCTATCAGTTCAAGGGCCGCCGTTTTGACTGCGGCAGTATCGACGGCTTTGTGGAAGCCACCAACTACGTGTACGAGAACATTTACAAGAAAGGTAAGTAA
- a CDS encoding DMT family transporter, with amino-acid sequence MSDAHKSDLLLVVVTLFAAISWMFSKEAVLLMPPLMFMAARFLIAGGILAFFARRSLMALSLDQIRRSIGVGLVFGTAMTFWVMGLFHGTSLGEGAFLTSLGVVIVPIIARLVFQEAQPPSTWLAIPIAVGGLALLSLKNGFRPEAGQIFFVMAATIFALYFTLNTRAANRRTVVNRLGETVEKHRVPALPLTALALLTVGLLTLVESMILEQWQPTLSEPDPLLIWWVMASAVIGTAGRFLIQTYAQSLSANSHGVVILVLEPVWVALFAAGWFDETMTRIQLGGCGLIFAALIVNRWAVLSKAIKEKLRSRKTT; translated from the coding sequence ATGTCTGACGCGCACAAATCCGATCTGTTACTGGTTGTTGTTACCCTGTTTGCCGCCATCAGCTGGATGTTTTCCAAAGAAGCGGTTCTGCTGATGCCTCCGCTGATGTTTATGGCAGCCAGATTCCTGATTGCCGGCGGGATACTCGCTTTCTTTGCCCGCCGCTCCCTGATGGCCCTCAGTCTGGATCAGATCCGCCGCAGTATCGGTGTGGGCCTGGTGTTCGGCACGGCCATGACCTTCTGGGTGATGGGTCTGTTTCATGGCACCAGCCTGGGTGAAGGCGCGTTTCTGACCAGCCTGGGCGTTGTTATTGTGCCCATCATTGCCCGGCTGGTATTTCAGGAAGCGCAGCCACCAAGCACCTGGCTGGCAATACCCATCGCCGTTGGCGGTCTTGCCCTACTCTCGCTGAAAAACGGTTTTCGGCCGGAAGCAGGCCAGATCTTCTTCGTGATGGCGGCAACCATCTTCGCCCTGTATTTCACCCTCAACACCCGGGCTGCCAACCGGAGAACAGTGGTGAACCGGCTTGGCGAAACCGTGGAAAAGCACCGGGTGCCCGCCCTGCCCCTGACCGCCCTGGCACTGCTCACAGTCGGCCTGCTGACCCTCGTGGAATCCATGATTCTTGAGCAGTGGCAGCCCACCCTGAGCGAGCCGGACCCTCTGCTGATCTGGTGGGTTATGGCCAGCGCGGTGATAGGTACCGCCGGACGTTTCCTGATCCAGACCTACGCCCAGAGCCTGTCCGCAAACAGCCATGGTGTCGTTATTCTTGTTCTGGAGCCGGTATGGGTGGCATTGTTCGCTGCAGGCTGGTTCGATGAGACCATGACCCGTATCCAACTCGGTGGATGCGGCCTGATCTTCGCGGCACTTATCGTGAACCGGTGGGCGGTGCTGAGCAAAGCCATCAAGGAAAAGCTGCGGAGCCGGAAAACCACATAA
- a CDS encoding universal stress protein, translated as MFQRIVVPLDGSCLAEWALPHAINLAKALDIKLALIRVLQQENDSHYHYPADPVAWDALQAEATAYLDSVVSRLGALGLEIETATLEGEPVDQIINFAREDGQTLLVMTSHGFGGISHYMLGSVAHKSILQAHVSFLLVRALSDQCNPLQESHYNRMTVPLDGSSRSECVLPLVEMLSRHNESTVDLVSFVPSLGHRYQIARDDPRLDTVRALESEFRARIKDNLSHIAERLKNEGLHVQSRVDVRDSPIAALWEITRKGQSDLVVMAAHGNTCVSHWPLGALPLNALVYGETPLLVLQDLEPDEIELTFAEKSAREAWGH; from the coding sequence ATGTTTCAACGCATCGTTGTGCCGCTGGACGGCTCCTGTCTGGCTGAATGGGCGCTGCCTCATGCCATCAATCTGGCCAAGGCTCTCGACATAAAACTCGCGTTAATTCGCGTCCTGCAGCAGGAAAATGACAGTCACTATCACTACCCTGCCGACCCCGTGGCCTGGGATGCATTGCAGGCAGAAGCCACCGCGTATCTCGACTCAGTGGTTTCAAGACTGGGCGCTCTGGGGCTTGAGATCGAGACAGCCACACTGGAAGGCGAGCCGGTCGATCAAATCATCAATTTTGCCAGGGAAGACGGTCAGACCCTGCTGGTAATGACCAGCCATGGCTTTGGTGGCATCAGCCACTACATGCTCGGCAGTGTGGCCCACAAGTCGATCCTTCAGGCCCACGTGTCGTTTCTTTTGGTACGTGCATTGAGCGATCAGTGTAACCCCCTGCAGGAGTCCCACTACAACCGGATGACCGTCCCGCTCGATGGCAGCAGCCGATCCGAGTGCGTGCTGCCCCTGGTTGAAATGCTCTCTCGCCATAATGAGAGCACTGTTGATCTGGTTTCCTTCGTACCCTCGCTTGGCCATCGCTATCAGATTGCCAGGGACGACCCACGGCTCGATACGGTCAGGGCGCTGGAATCCGAATTCAGGGCGCGCATCAAGGATAACCTGTCACACATCGCAGAACGCCTGAAAAATGAGGGGCTTCACGTTCAGTCGAGAGTTGACGTTCGGGATTCCCCCATAGCGGCTCTCTGGGAAATAACCCGCAAGGGTCAGTCCGACCTGGTGGTCATGGCCGCCCATGGGAACACCTGCGTCAGCCATTGGCCACTGGGCGCCCTGCCCCTCAATGCGCTGGTCTATGGTGAAACACCCTTGCTGGTGCTTCAGGATCTCGAACCCGATGAAATCGAACTCACCTTTGCCGAAAAGTCCGCGCGTGAAGCCTGGGGGCACTGA